A region of Nitrospirota bacterium DNA encodes the following proteins:
- a CDS encoding chemotaxis protein CheV: MAELMEEVYQRANLASSNQMEMLTFFLTDNQLYGINVFKIIEVIECPAKIIKMPNSHPSVCGTINFRGKAITIIELSDVLGLDAVDYKNTISYIIICEYNQSIHGFLIKEPNALINKSWTDIKSPSSVVSKSAYLTALTYLEDEKAVQILDIEKILSEIIGIDDIISTNLQTELKEGKIEFKDYHVLVVDDSKSARVQIQSVLEQFGLTYTLLDNAVTAYQMLEDFSKEKTPITDRFNLVISDIEMPGMDGFTFVRKIRANPKLSDLFVFLHSSMTGESNISKAMQAGANDFLGKFDPDRIASKILERVTSLRNKK; the protein is encoded by the coding sequence ATGGCTGAGTTAATGGAAGAGGTATATCAACGAGCAAACCTTGCTTCTTCAAACCAAATGGAGATGCTCACGTTTTTTTTAACTGATAACCAGCTCTACGGAATAAATGTATTTAAAATAATAGAAGTGATTGAGTGCCCGGCAAAAATCATAAAGATGCCTAATTCTCACCCCTCTGTGTGTGGAACAATTAATTTCAGGGGGAAAGCTATAACTATTATAGAACTCTCGGACGTTCTTGGGTTAGATGCCGTGGACTATAAAAACACTATAAGTTACATAATTATATGTGAGTACAATCAAAGCATACACGGTTTTTTGATTAAAGAGCCTAACGCCCTTATTAATAAAAGTTGGACAGATATTAAGAGTCCATCCTCGGTTGTAAGCAAGTCAGCATACCTGACAGCACTTACTTATTTAGAGGATGAAAAGGCGGTTCAGATTCTTGACATCGAGAAAATCCTATCAGAGATAATAGGAATTGATGATATTATTTCAACTAACCTTCAAACGGAACTCAAAGAGGGCAAGATAGAATTTAAGGATTACCATGTGCTTGTTGTTGACGACTCAAAATCAGCAAGGGTTCAGATTCAGTCTGTGTTAGAGCAGTTTGGCCTGACCTATACTCTTTTAGATAACGCAGTGACAGCTTATCAGATGTTGGAGGACTTTTCTAAAGAAAAGACTCCTATAACCGACAGATTCAATCTGGTAATATCCGACATTGAAATGCCTGGCATGGATGGTTTTACATTTGTCAGGAAGATACGGGCAAATCCAAAACTATCCGACCTGTTTGTGTTTTTGCATAGCTCAATGACAGGAGAGTCAAACATATCAAAAGCCATGCAGGCCGGAGCTAATGATTTTCTTGGAAAGTTTGATCCGGATAGAATTGCCTCTAAAATTCTTGAGAGGGTCACATCTTTACGAAATAAGAAATAA
- a CDS encoding adenylosuccinate synthase: MANIIVVGAQWGDEGKGKVVDCLTEKANVVARYQGGHNAGHTVVIGNEQFILHLIPSGILHKEKLCIMGNGLVIFPEALIEEIEELKKRKVLVGDNLKVSKSAHMIMPYHAIMDGIKESKKGDKKIGTTGRGIGPAYADKIARSGIRISDMYWPELFKEKITNNLVEINFLLKNLYNEEPLDAVAIYDKYMNYAQALAPHVDDTDIIIENAIKAGKQILFEGAQGTMLDIDHGTYPFVTSSSACAGGAMTGIGVGPKSIDEVLGVVKAYTTRVGGGPFPTELENNVGELLREKGCEYGATTGRPRRCGWLDLVVLRHAVRVNGLSGLIITKLDILDGFDKIEVCDSYKYNGKVLHDFPKELPVLEACEPVYEQFDGWTESSSGVRSFDKLPKNARAYLKMIEERLGVPIVIVSTGKTRDNIIYLKEF, encoded by the coding sequence ATGGCAAATATAATAGTGGTGGGGGCACAGTGGGGCGACGAGGGTAAGGGTAAGGTGGTTGACTGCCTTACGGAAAAAGCCAATGTAGTTGCCCGTTATCAGGGGGGACACAATGCAGGGCATACTGTTGTAATTGGCAATGAGCAGTTTATACTTCACCTAATACCCTCAGGAATTCTTCACAAGGAAAAGCTCTGCATTATGGGAAACGGACTTGTCATCTTTCCTGAAGCGTTAATTGAGGAGATAGAGGAGCTCAAAAAGCGAAAGGTACTGGTGGGTGACAATCTGAAAGTAAGCAAAAGCGCACACATGATAATGCCCTACCACGCCATAATGGATGGGATAAAGGAGTCCAAAAAGGGCGACAAAAAAATAGGCACTACAGGGCGCGGCATAGGGCCTGCCTATGCTGATAAGATTGCCCGCTCCGGCATCCGGATTTCAGACATGTACTGGCCGGAGCTGTTTAAGGAGAAAATTACTAACAATCTTGTTGAAATAAATTTTTTATTGAAAAACCTCTATAATGAAGAGCCTTTGGATGCCGTGGCAATTTACGATAAGTACATGAACTACGCTCAGGCGCTTGCTCCACACGTGGATGATACCGACATAATAATTGAAAACGCTATTAAAGCAGGCAAACAAATACTGTTTGAAGGCGCTCAGGGCACTATGCTTGACATTGATCACGGAACCTACCCTTTTGTAACATCATCCAGCGCCTGTGCCGGAGGGGCAATGACAGGAATTGGGGTTGGGCCAAAGAGCATTGATGAGGTGCTTGGCGTTGTTAAAGCTTATACTACCCGTGTAGGAGGCGGCCCGTTTCCAACCGAATTGGAAAATAACGTGGGAGAGCTGTTAAGGGAAAAAGGCTGCGAATACGGAGCAACAACCGGGCGGCCACGCCGTTGCGGCTGGCTTGATTTGGTTGTTCTCAGACACGCTGTAAGGGTAAATGGCCTGAGCGGTCTTATCATCACAAAACTTGACATCCTGGACGGTTTTGACAAGATAGAAGTCTGTGACAGCTACAAATATAACGGAAAGGTATTACACGATTTTCCTAAAGAGCTGCCGGTACTGGAGGCATGTGAGCCTGTGTATGAGCAGTTTGACGGTTGGACAGAAAGTTCAAGCGGGGTAAGGTCTTTCGATAAGCTTCCGAAAAACGCAAGAGCCTATCTAAAAATGATCGAGGAAAGACTTGGTGTACCTATAGTTATCGTCTCAACAGGAAAAACGAGAGACAATATTATTTATCTGAAGGAATTTTAG
- a CDS encoding DUF3365 domain-containing protein produces MFDRMNFGTKIIIVVVLSFIISYTVNFLFTKNIIEKNAMEALISKAKAITVEAESARNFVAELRAKGAFDDTKMLADLKEKMGGAKSQDEILEKARTTAYYYTIPVVAAWTVAEAKAADANYTVRVIRIQARNKKNEATPLERDMLQKMESAKADDYWIIDKDSNALRYIRAIVMKQDCMLCHGTISDYPAGGGNDPLGIKMEGWKVGDQRGAFEIIADLKPIQQEVSNAIVRTLVIGTVLTTIVIFLIFILIKKLAITPVRDISRLLALVAEGDLTVSAKPHGQDDIGILAVSLNKMVSAFNAMIGKILSSSGNVVASVEILRTSAEKTSHGAQNQSDQAAQIATAAEEMSQTITDIARNAAVASETSAQAMQTAHTGKQVADGAVETVNQVYLSTTELATMVERLNNRVSEIGEIVTVIYEIADQTNLLALNAAIEAARAGEHGRGFAVVADEVRKLAERTIKATTEISSKINAVQTESGHTARSMEEASTEVSKATEFIKNVGESLTSIVDSVVLVRDQITQIATAVDEQSAVSEEVTGNIEKTLTIARDIEHMSDEVKKEVNNLSNIATELKTSTAGFKTKTAGIGFSEDNQRQIGR; encoded by the coding sequence ATGTTTGACAGAATGAATTTTGGCACAAAGATAATCATAGTGGTTGTATTGAGTTTCATAATAAGTTACACCGTTAACTTTCTATTTACAAAGAATATTATAGAGAAGAATGCTATGGAGGCTTTGATTTCCAAAGCAAAGGCAATCACGGTCGAGGCGGAAAGTGCCAGAAATTTTGTAGCAGAGTTGCGTGCAAAAGGGGCTTTTGACGACACTAAAATGCTTGCAGATTTGAAAGAAAAAATGGGAGGAGCCAAGTCTCAGGATGAAATACTTGAGAAGGCCAGAACTACGGCATATTACTATACAATCCCTGTTGTGGCTGCCTGGACTGTTGCTGAGGCAAAAGCGGCCGATGCAAACTACACGGTCAGAGTGATAAGAATTCAGGCAAGAAATAAGAAAAACGAGGCAACACCCCTAGAACGGGATATGCTTCAGAAGATGGAAAGCGCTAAAGCAGATGACTATTGGATAATTGATAAGGATTCAAATGCGCTCAGATACATAAGGGCAATTGTGATGAAGCAAGACTGTATGCTTTGCCATGGAACAATAAGTGATTACCCTGCAGGGGGTGGCAATGACCCTTTAGGAATTAAGATGGAGGGTTGGAAAGTTGGCGATCAAAGAGGCGCATTTGAAATTATCGCCGATTTAAAGCCTATACAGCAAGAAGTATCAAATGCCATAGTACGTACACTTGTTATAGGTACGGTGTTAACTACAATCGTAATATTTCTAATTTTTATTTTGATTAAAAAACTTGCAATAACACCGGTAAGGGACATAAGCAGGCTTTTGGCGTTGGTGGCGGAGGGGGATTTGACCGTATCTGCAAAACCCCATGGGCAGGATGATATTGGAATATTAGCGGTGAGTTTAAATAAAATGGTCAGTGCCTTTAACGCTATGATAGGGAAAATACTATCCTCATCAGGAAATGTTGTGGCCTCTGTGGAAATACTAAGAACAAGCGCTGAAAAGACATCGCATGGAGCTCAAAATCAGTCCGATCAGGCAGCACAAATAGCCACAGCGGCCGAGGAGATGAGCCAAACTATTACCGATATTGCCAGAAATGCTGCGGTTGCCTCAGAGACCTCTGCTCAGGCAATGCAGACGGCACACACAGGAAAGCAGGTGGCTGATGGCGCCGTAGAAACAGTTAATCAGGTTTATTTATCTACAACAGAATTGGCAACTATGGTAGAACGCCTTAATAACAGAGTATCGGAAATAGGCGAGATAGTTACTGTGATTTATGAGATAGCTGATCAAACGAATCTTCTGGCGCTTAATGCAGCAATTGAGGCCGCACGTGCCGGGGAGCATGGGAGGGGATTTGCTGTTGTTGCCGATGAGGTCAGAAAGCTTGCCGAAAGAACAATAAAAGCGACCACAGAGATTTCAAGTAAAATAAATGCCGTTCAGACTGAGTCAGGTCACACGGCCAGATCAATGGAGGAGGCCAGCACAGAGGTATCTAAAGCCACAGAGTTTATAAAAAATGTAGGTGAATCCTTAACGTCCATTGTAGATTCAGTTGTGCTTGTCAGAGATCAGATAACACAGATAGCCACGGCAGTTGATGAACAATCGGCAGTGTCTGAAGAGGTAACGGGAAATATCGAAAAGACTTTGACAATTGCAAGGGATATAGAGCATATGTCGGATGAGGTTAAAAAAGAAGTAAACAACCTTTCAAATATAGCCACTGAGCTAAAAACCTCAACAGCCGGATTTAAAACTAAAACTGCAGGTATCGGTTTTTCGGAGGACAACCAAAGACAAATAGGACGCTGA
- a CDS encoding ComF family protein has product MGLGLKIANAAARLFYPSRCPVCSETGKDDISVTPICRDCWSAIERLKGGVCRVCSKPGLHPDVTICGDCYADRPRVSSLLAYSVYDGALKEAIHLFKFSKIFRFSTPLGKLLCELPIPEADVIVPVPLTRKRLNHRGFNQSLLLADKISKHSGIKLSIDLLLKNRETESQTLLNRDNRKKALRGVFHINGNVKNKRIILVDDVVTTGTTINECAKTLLKAGASDVNAVVLARTVDKSYNSNSHSIV; this is encoded by the coding sequence ATGGGGCTGGGTTTAAAAATAGCTAATGCTGCAGCGAGGCTTTTTTATCCCAGTCGGTGTCCTGTATGTTCTGAAACGGGTAAGGACGACATATCCGTTACTCCTATTTGCAGAGATTGCTGGAGCGCAATAGAGAGGCTTAAAGGGGGCGTATGCCGGGTCTGTTCAAAGCCGGGTCTTCACCCGGACGTTACAATATGTGGCGATTGTTACGCTGACAGACCGCGAGTATCGTCTCTTTTGGCATACAGTGTTTATGACGGGGCACTGAAAGAGGCAATACATCTTTTTAAGTTTTCTAAAATTTTCAGGTTCTCCACACCTCTTGGCAAACTGCTATGTGAGTTGCCAATTCCAGAGGCCGATGTCATAGTGCCTGTTCCTTTAACAAGAAAGAGACTTAATCACAGGGGATTTAATCAAAGTCTCCTGCTTGCCGATAAAATCTCTAAACACAGCGGAATTAAACTATCAATTGACTTATTGCTAAAAAATAGAGAGACAGAAAGCCAAACGCTCCTTAACAGAGACAATCGTAAAAAGGCCTTAAGAGGCGTATTCCATATAAACGGAAACGTAAAAAACAAACGCATTATCCTTGTTGACGATGTCGTAACCACAGGCACAACCATCAACGAATGCGCAAAAACTCTGCTTAAAGCCGGAGCCTCCGATGTCAATGCAGTGGTGCTGGCAAGAACTGTTGACAAGTCATACAATTCCAATTCGCATTCAATCGTGTAA
- a CDS encoding ankyrin repeat domain-containing protein translates to MAKIKRLIQNGNDVNKTNFVGMSALHYAAKNGNLEILRELAEAHAELHAATIAGQTPMVFAIVGNKVEIVRYLISNGYEVDYGHDKDDNTCLMIAVSYGYTAIVEMLINNGASIDICNKYGQSALMFSAIYRRFPIMQRLVASGAIPDLADKDGNTALHYAVATRDDDMVDFLIKAGSDPHKTNLKGQTAFKKDW, encoded by the coding sequence TTGGCCAAAATAAAAAGGCTCATACAAAACGGAAATGATGTAAACAAGACAAATTTTGTAGGAATGAGTGCTTTGCACTATGCAGCTAAAAATGGCAATTTAGAAATACTACGTGAACTTGCAGAAGCACATGCTGAATTACATGCTGCCACTATTGCGGGGCAAACACCAATGGTTTTTGCTATTGTCGGAAATAAAGTCGAAATTGTCAGGTATTTAATAAGTAATGGCTATGAAGTAGATTATGGTCATGACAAAGACGACAACACTTGCCTGATGATTGCTGTATCATACGGCTACACAGCAATTGTAGAGATGTTGATAAATAATGGCGCCTCCATTGATATTTGCAATAAATACGGACAAAGCGCCCTGATGTTTTCTGCCATTTACAGACGTTTCCCAATAATGCAGAGGCTTGTCGCCTCAGGGGCTATTCCGGACCTGGCAGACAAAGATGGTAATACCGCTTTGCACTATGCTGTGGCAACAAGAGATGACGATATGGTTGATTTTTTAATTAAAGCAGGCTCTGACCCTCATAAAACAAACTTAAAAGGACAAACGGCGTTTAAGAAAGACTGGTGA
- a CDS encoding CHAT domain-containing protein, with the protein MIKYKIYDMLFPGIVINLIIFVGFYDYYKYPVKYYILLIYNYSKNSYSFYVPEIFRENILFIFIGLLFIISFVLKSFIKDRINRSAITDYSHIEDIKSMANIIYNEYAKIRTDTFNKTKLRIIISGLSQLARLYFQKPLMNIDYEVNNTIRVIEKNELTHSEKQLVRVAALCYIVVVDSLIFNKPVKSVIPVIKDIQQLLLIENFLDESELNNLFFILSKGFTDIERYGLAMVFYDKLLKFEDENYMFKNMNPLLVYVFINYGVLLTNLGQHRIYKYYCEKMITIQKSNKNLGNGIYFEILVDLFTVYCHFGNKEEAFKCFDEIAMLLKLSKIRKYLKKKGRNMQVTFSKIGSYCSLLGEKLDENDNLLLGKKLEKISGKNFMQDKKISKVEIFNEVVNNLEYQKEIHKKNKSYYGEAYYLNKLGAIYLAAAPGLRNYSLSLKYYMESIKVAKEGNVKSRLIRNYSDIANYYLYLIYMSEGIDSIKKRNYLEKAGENVSEAIETIFKSMREATEVFDWCLDSSTLFEGYAYVFHLYIEILVEQGQLWSALNCLEQAKTRTLLKLDGLSEDFYANNELIKLSGDYRNLDNTEEYEDIEFIKLYQRFINLSEKYNKNIEIAEPKDYVKNLLDKLHYTFDENTVIIEFMITEFAHCYIFIISKARLNLEAEEVKMGNLNLYTKRLKGVTNIENDPKYSYLRIKKIFDSWNENFKEFKEEQEKLGSQPNREKDIEELDNNLNKHIEELLAMLKEELEFNTVLDALVENIENIVFIPHNLLNIFPLHCLRTNDVEKSEYLIDKYNIAYFPSLSLYVSTAIREKQRDYAEHETFVGIDSLMDEKNQEVESILQVIPDNVHKIALLKKDERIVENIVAHVSNSTYLHFTCHGLFDVETPVASYLVLSKETIMPETKFNEILTLNPDIAEDLRALSNNENSNIYIDIECNLAKKLRVSEDIKHELDRYTFKGKLYAGEVFTRFSLPACKLVFLSACESGMLHTSIADENINLTAAFVQSGANNVISTLWLAHNEACIRFSEVFYKNLFTEKKSPMIEVFTESIRTLKNQHYEKISIWGTFSFIGTF; encoded by the coding sequence GTGATAAAATATAAGATTTATGATATGTTATTTCCTGGTATTGTTATAAATCTTATTATATTTGTGGGATTTTATGATTATTATAAATATCCTGTTAAGTATTATATCCTGTTAATTTATAATTATTCTAAAAACAGCTATAGTTTCTATGTACCTGAAATATTCAGGGAAAATATCTTGTTCATTTTTATTGGCCTTTTGTTTATTATCAGTTTTGTGCTGAAATCTTTTATTAAGGACAGGATAAACAGATCTGCTATTACAGATTATAGCCATATAGAAGACATAAAAAGTATGGCAAATATAATTTATAACGAATACGCAAAAATCAGGACAGACACTTTTAACAAAACCAAATTGAGAATTATTATAAGCGGTCTTTCGCAATTGGCGAGACTATATTTTCAGAAACCCTTAATGAATATTGACTATGAAGTAAACAATACCATCAGAGTAATTGAAAAAAACGAATTAACTCATTCTGAAAAACAACTTGTCAGAGTTGCTGCTCTATGTTACATAGTTGTGGTTGATTCTTTGATTTTTAACAAGCCTGTTAAATCGGTAATACCTGTAATAAAAGATATACAGCAGCTGTTGCTTATTGAAAATTTTTTAGATGAAAGCGAGTTAAATAATTTATTTTTTATTCTTTCAAAGGGGTTTACCGACATTGAAAGATATGGTTTGGCAATGGTTTTTTACGATAAACTCCTTAAATTTGAAGACGAAAATTATATGTTTAAAAATATGAATCCATTGTTGGTCTATGTTTTTATAAACTACGGAGTTTTATTAACCAATCTTGGGCAGCATAGAATTTATAAGTATTATTGCGAAAAAATGATCACAATCCAAAAAAGCAACAAAAATTTGGGAAATGGCATCTATTTCGAGATTCTTGTGGATCTATTTACAGTTTATTGTCATTTTGGAAATAAAGAAGAGGCTTTTAAATGCTTCGATGAAATAGCTATGTTGCTAAAATTATCTAAAATTAGAAAGTATTTAAAGAAAAAGGGGCGTAACATGCAAGTTACATTTTCCAAAATTGGATCTTATTGCTCATTATTGGGCGAAAAACTTGACGAAAACGATAACCTGCTTTTAGGCAAAAAACTAGAAAAAATTAGTGGAAAAAATTTCATGCAAGACAAAAAAATTTCTAAAGTTGAAATCTTCAATGAAGTTGTTAATAATTTAGAATATCAGAAGGAAATACATAAAAAGAATAAAAGTTATTATGGTGAGGCATATTACCTTAACAAGTTAGGAGCAATATATCTGGCTGCAGCACCAGGGCTTAGAAATTACAGTTTATCCCTAAAATATTATATGGAATCAATAAAGGTCGCCAAAGAGGGGAATGTTAAATCCAGATTGATTAGGAATTATAGTGATATTGCCAATTATTATCTGTATCTAATATACATGTCTGAAGGAATTGACTCTATTAAAAAAAGAAACTATCTTGAAAAAGCCGGAGAAAACGTTTCAGAAGCAATTGAGACTATTTTTAAAAGCATGAGAGAGGCCACAGAGGTTTTTGACTGGTGTTTGGACAGTTCCACTCTGTTTGAGGGTTATGCTTATGTGTTTCATTTATACATTGAAATATTGGTTGAGCAGGGACAGCTCTGGAGTGCTTTAAATTGCCTGGAGCAAGCAAAAACAAGAACCCTTTTAAAATTAGACGGACTCTCAGAGGATTTTTATGCTAATAACGAATTAATTAAATTAAGTGGTGATTATAGAAATCTTGACAACACAGAAGAGTATGAAGACATTGAGTTTATAAAGCTCTACCAGAGGTTTATAAATTTGAGCGAGAAGTACAATAAAAACATTGAAATTGCAGAACCAAAAGATTATGTAAAAAATTTACTGGACAAATTACATTATACATTCGATGAAAACACAGTGATAATAGAGTTTATGATTACAGAATTTGCACATTGCTATATTTTTATAATCAGCAAAGCAAGACTGAACCTTGAAGCTGAAGAGGTAAAAATGGGCAATCTAAACCTATATACCAAAAGGCTTAAGGGCGTCACAAATATAGAAAATGACCCCAAATATTCTTATTTAAGAATAAAGAAAATATTTGACAGTTGGAATGAAAACTTCAAAGAATTTAAAGAGGAACAAGAGAAATTGGGATCTCAGCCTAACCGTGAGAAGGACATAGAAGAATTAGACAATAATCTTAACAAACACATAGAAGAATTGCTGGCCATGCTCAAGGAAGAGCTTGAATTCAATACCGTTTTGGATGCTCTTGTCGAAAATATTGAAAACATAGTATTTATACCGCATAACTTACTAAATATTTTCCCTCTTCACTGCTTGAGGACTAACGATGTTGAAAAGAGTGAATATCTTATAGACAAATATAACATAGCCTATTTCCCGAGCCTTTCCCTTTATGTTTCAACAGCCATTAGAGAAAAGCAACGAGATTATGCAGAACATGAAACCTTTGTTGGCATTGATTCTTTGATGGACGAAAAAAATCAAGAGGTTGAATCGATACTTCAAGTTATTCCGGATAATGTGCACAAAATTGCTTTACTTAAGAAAGATGAAAGGATAGTAGAAAATATCGTAGCCCATGTTTCCAATTCAACGTACTTACATTTCACATGCCACGGCTTATTTGATGTTGAAACACCAGTGGCATCTTATTTGGTTTTAAGTAAAGAAACCATAATGCCTGAAACTAAGTTTAATGAAATTCTTACGCTTAATCCTGACATAGCCGAGGATTTACGCGCCTTGTCAAACAATGAAAACTCAAACATTTACATTGACATAGAGTGCAATTTAGCAAAGAAATTGCGTGTATCAGAAGATATTAAACATGAATTAGACAGATATACCTTCAAGGGTAAGCTTTATGCCGGAGAGGTGTTTACCAGGTTTTCCCTTCCGGCATGCAAACTGGTTTTCTTATCTGCCTGCGAATCCGGAATGCTACATACCTCAATTGCCGATGAAAACATAAACCTCACAGCAGCCTTTGTCCAATCCGGTGCAAATAACGTGATTTCAACGCTTTGGCTTGCACACAATGAAGCTTGCATCAGGTTTTCAGAAGTATTTTACAAAAATCTTTTTACAGAGAAAAAATCTCCCATGATTGAAGTTTTTACTGAATCAATAAGAACACTTAAAAATCAGCATTATGAGAAAATATCAATTTGGGGAACATTTTCTTTTATTGGGACTTTTTGA
- a CDS encoding phosphoglycerate dehydrogenase, giving the protein MRVLVSDNISERGLEILKSAGLDVDVKPGMSADELKGCIADYDGIVIRSATKLTADVIGLAEKLKVIGRAGSGLDNVDKAAATKKGIVVMNTPGGNTITTAEHTIALLFSIARKIPHATKSMKDGKWEKKKFMGVELFNKTLGILGIGNIGAQVAKRAIGLEMNVVGYDPFLSEETAMKLGIKKVSLDELFKESDFITVHTPMTPETKYVINAQSIAKMKTGVRLINCARGGIVDEKALYDAIKNGKVAAAALDVFEKEPPTDLSLIALDEVVCTPHLGASTMEAQENVALAVAEQVADYLVNGTIRNAVNFPSIPQDKVGILTPYIDLAGRMGAFASQFIEHDVKEINIEFAGEASEIPEAPVVISALKGYLSPILEETVNFVNAPLIAKERGIEVKVTKSADAGAYNTMLTLKIKCDVTDHVFSGTLFSKMDPRIIRINKYSLELIPEGYMLFINNVDKPGVIGSIGTLLGESGINIARMSFGRESKGGKAVSVVSVDEDISSTIMGKIRNLVNILSVKKITIDM; this is encoded by the coding sequence ATGAGGGTTTTGGTAAGTGACAACATATCGGAAAGAGGCTTAGAGATACTAAAGAGCGCTGGACTTGATGTAGATGTAAAGCCCGGGATGAGCGCTGATGAACTAAAGGGCTGTATAGCCGATTACGACGGAATCGTGATAAGGAGTGCTACCAAACTGACTGCTGACGTTATAGGATTAGCAGAAAAACTCAAAGTAATCGGGCGTGCCGGCTCAGGGCTTGACAATGTGGATAAAGCCGCTGCCACTAAAAAGGGCATCGTTGTAATGAACACACCTGGAGGCAACACGATAACAACGGCTGAACACACTATAGCGCTGCTTTTTTCTATTGCCAGAAAAATCCCCCATGCCACAAAATCAATGAAAGACGGTAAGTGGGAAAAGAAAAAGTTCATGGGAGTTGAGCTCTTTAATAAAACCCTTGGGATACTTGGTATCGGCAACATTGGTGCTCAGGTAGCAAAAAGAGCGATTGGCCTTGAGATGAACGTGGTGGGCTATGATCCGTTCCTTAGTGAAGAGACGGCCATGAAGCTGGGCATTAAAAAGGTGTCTCTTGATGAGCTTTTTAAGGAATCCGATTTTATAACAGTGCACACCCCTATGACGCCGGAAACCAAGTACGTTATAAATGCGCAGAGTATAGCAAAGATGAAGACTGGAGTAAGGCTGATAAACTGTGCCCGAGGCGGCATAGTAGATGAAAAAGCCCTCTATGACGCCATAAAGAACGGCAAGGTGGCTGCCGCTGCTCTTGATGTGTTTGAAAAAGAACCGCCCACTGATCTTTCCCTTATAGCGCTTGATGAGGTAGTGTGCACGCCGCACCTTGGTGCATCCACTATGGAGGCTCAGGAAAACGTTGCTTTAGCTGTAGCGGAACAGGTGGCTGATTATCTTGTAAATGGCACAATTAGAAATGCCGTGAATTTTCCGTCAATTCCTCAGGACAAGGTGGGCATTCTAACACCATACATAGACCTTGCCGGCAGGATGGGTGCTTTTGCCTCTCAGTTTATAGAGCATGATGTGAAAGAGATAAACATCGAGTTTGCCGGCGAGGCATCTGAGATACCGGAGGCTCCGGTTGTAATATCAGCACTTAAGGGTTATCTTAGCCCTATACTTGAGGAAACGGTAAACTTTGTAAATGCTCCGCTGATAGCCAAGGAGCGCGGAATAGAAGTAAAGGTGACAAAGAGCGCCGATGCAGGAGCCTATAACACCATGCTGACATTGAAAATAAAATGTGACGTTACAGACCATGTGTTTTCTGGAACTTTGTTCAGCAAGATGGATCCCCGGATAATAAGAATCAACAAATACTCTCTTGAGTTAATCCCCGAAGGGTATATGTTGTTTATAAATAACGTGGATAAACCCGGTGTGATAGGTAGCATTGGGACGCTGCTTGGCGAAAGCGGGATAAACATAGCCCGCATGTCCTTTGGCAGAGAGTCAAAAGGCGGTAAGGCAGTGTCTGTGGTAAGTGTGGACGAGGACATAAGCAGCACAATTATGGGCAAGATACGAAATCTTGTCAACATACTAAGTGTTAAAAAAATAACTATAGATATGTAA
- a CDS encoding chemotaxis protein CheW, producing MAEDNSIMQFLTFKLDDEVFALHIEKIREVLEFTTVTKMPRTPEFMRGVINLRGSVVPVIDLKQKFGMSYTKKAVDTCVVITEVEMEGEKIVLGAMVDSVKEVMELENSAIEPPPKIGTQLSNEYIEGMGKQDEEFIIILDIDKVFSTMDLSMVTEKQGQMPSEAELEVVNS from the coding sequence ATGGCAGAAGATAATTCAATTATGCAATTTCTTACATTTAAACTGGATGATGAGGTTTTTGCCCTTCACATTGAGAAAATACGTGAAGTGCTGGAATTTACCACTGTTACTAAGATGCCCAGAACGCCGGAGTTTATGCGCGGAGTGATTAACTTGCGTGGCAGCGTTGTCCCAGTTATAGATTTAAAACAGAAATTTGGGATGTCATATACTAAAAAAGCGGTGGACACTTGTGTTGTAATAACAGAGGTTGAGATGGAGGGAGAGAAAATAGTTCTGGGCGCTATGGTTGACAGCGTTAAGGAGGTCATGGAACTGGAAAACTCGGCAATAGAGCCGCCTCCTAAAATAGGCACGCAGCTTAGCAACGAGTACATCGAGGGAATGGGTAAACAGGATGAGGAATTCATTATAATTTTAGATATTGACAAAGTGTTTTCCACAATGGATCTGTCAATGGTTACTGAAAAGCAAGGACAAATGCCATCAGAGGCTGAACTTGAGGTAGTGAACTCTTAA